One genomic segment of Macaca fascicularis isolate 582-1 chromosome 19, T2T-MFA8v1.1 includes these proteins:
- the ZNF229 gene encoding zinc finger protein 229 isoform X9, protein MEYIQDEELRLFSHKELSSCKIWEEVVGELPGSQDCRVNLQGKDFQFSGDAASHQAWEGASTQCFPIENFLDSLQGYGLTALENQFPAWKAIRPIPIQGSWAKAFVNQSGDVQQRCENLNTEDTVCKCNWDDYSFCWMSCHVDHRFPEIDKPCDCNKCRKDCIKNSVLHHNNPGENGLKSNEYGNGFRDDSDLPPHPRVPLKKKGKDLRQSSYLNRHQRIPTGEKSVKSLENRHIHNHPRAPVGDMLYRCDICGKDFRYKSVLLIHQGVHTGRRPYKCEECGKAFGRSSNLLVHQRVHTGEKPYKCSECGKGFSYSSVLQVHQRLHTGEKPYICSECGKGFCVKYALLKHQHVHSGEKPYTCVECGKGFSCSSNLSSHQKTHTGERPYQCDKCGKSFRHNSYLQAHQRVHMGQHLYECNVCGKSFIYNSGLLTHQRLHTGEKPYKCECGKGFGRRSDLHIHQRVHTGEKPYKCDAVSLCRPCYSAVARSRLTATSASRVQATLLPWPPK, encoded by the coding sequence ATGGAATATATTCAAGATGAAGAATTAAGGTTATTTTCACACAAAGAGCTCTCCTCCTGCAAAATCTGGGAAGAGGTGGTGGGTGAATTACCTGGGAGTCAAGACTGTAGAGTAAATCTGCAAGGAAAAGACTTCCAGTTCTCAGGAGATGCTGCTTCCCATCAAGCGTGGGAAGGAGCATCTACACAGTGTTTTCCAATTGAGAATTTCCTGGACAGTCTACAAGGGTATGGGCTTACCGCTTTAGAAAATCAGTTTCCAGCCTGGAAAGCTATAAGACCAATCCCCATTCAAGGATCTTGGGCAAAAGCATTTGTGAACCAGTCAGGGGATGTTCAACAAAGATGTGAAAATCTCAACACAGAAGACACTGTATGTAAATGTAATTGGGATGATTACAGCTTTTGCTGGATGTCTTGTCATGTTGATCACAGATTCCCTGAAATAGACAAGCCATGTGATTGCAATAAATGTAGAAAAGACTGCATTAAAAACTCTGTACTTCATCACAATAACCCTGGAGAGAATGGCTTGAAAAGTAACGAATATGGAAATGGCTTCAGGGACGATTCAGACCTTCCCCCCCATCCAAGGGTACCTTTGAAAAAGAAAGGTAAGGACTTGAGGCAGAGTTCCTATCTTAACAGACATCAAAGAATTCCCACAGGAGAGAAATCTGTTAAGAGTCTTGAGAACAGGCACATACACAACCACCCCAGAGCCCCTGTGGGAGACATGCTCTATAGATGTGATATCTGTGGAAAGGATTTCAGGTATAAATCGGTTCTTCTTATTCATCAAGGGGTGCACACAGGAAGGAGACCTTATAAATGTGAGGAGTGTGGGAAGGCGTTTGGTCGAAGTTCAAACCTGCTTGTCCATCAGAGGgtccacactggagagaaaccgtaTAAATGCAGCGAGTGTGGGAAGGGCTTCAGTTACAGCTCAGTGCTTCAGGTCCATCAAAGGCTGCACACAGGGGAGAAGCCCTACATCTGCAGCGAGTGTGGCAAAGGCTTCTGTGTGAAGTATGCACTCCTCAAGCACCAGCACGTTCACTCTGGAGAAAAGCCCTACACCTGTGTCGAGTGTGGAAAGGGATTCAGCTGCAGCTCCAACCTCAGCAGTCATCAGAAGACGCACACTGGTGAGCGGCCCTACCAGTGTGACAAGTGTGGCAAAAGTTTCCGTCACAACTCGTACCTTCAAGCTCACCAGAGAGTTCACATGGGGCAGCATCTGTACGAATGCAATGTGTGTGGTAAGAGTTTCATTTACAATTCAGGGCTTCTCACCCATCAGAGACtgcacacaggagagaaaccctacaaatgcgAATGCGGGAAGGGCTTTGGCCGGCGCTCCGACCTCCACATCCATCAGAGGgtccacacaggagagaaaccctataaatgtg